DNA from Carassius gibelio isolate Cgi1373 ecotype wild population from Czech Republic chromosome B8, carGib1.2-hapl.c, whole genome shotgun sequence:
GCTGATTGACAAAAAAGGACTGAAATTTGGGGCAAGAAACCATAAATATCAAGagttgcttattttatttataagtgctttataaatcaaattctgaatacattttaaataaacgtGAATAATAATCTTGATAACTGATCTGTGCACCTGCATTCTGGTCTTGATGACGTCCAGCGGCGTGTTTCCAAACACACTCGCCGCTCCTGCGATCGCACCGAACGCTCCGGTGATGACGGGGTTGATGGATTTGTTGGGATTGTCACCTAAAACACATCCAGAAAACACCCAATGTGATCAGATGAGACTCTTTCTGAGTGTTTTATATTCAGTGTGATGCTGCAGACTCTCACCCTTGTACCAGTTCCTCAGAGAGGTCATGACGAAGAACCGGATCGCCTGATTGGATCCCTGTTTGAGGACGGTCGCTGTGAGGCCTTGATACGTCCCTCTGATTCCTGAGAGACACATTCAGAGCATCACTtactacaaacacacattatatacatCCCATCATATGCACTTTAAACTCTTTTCAGTGAATTGCAATTTACAAAGATTACAAACTctgaacaaacattttatatcGTTTCCAATACTTACAATTATTCACatacaaaaaggtttttttttttttttgagtatactGTAGTATACTCATATATACTGTAGTATACTCAAGTATACTGGAATGATAGACTATGCCAAAATAATCCAAAACTTAAATACAGCATACTATCATTTCTAAAGCAATTGCTTgctagaagactttttttttcatttgacttaTTTGTAGCTCTTAATATAAAATGAAAGCCTGAAATGGTCCTggcaaaatacaagtaaaaataaataaataaattaatgatggtgaattaaatttaatg
Protein-coding regions in this window:
- the LOC127963467 gene encoding tricarboxylate transport protein B, mitochondrial-like isoform X1; protein product: MKDQRRIRGTYQGLTATVLKQGSNQAIRFFVMTSLRNWYKGDNPNKSINPVITGAFGAIAGAASVFGNTPLDVIKTRMQGLEAHKYKNTMDCALKIMQNEGPAAFYKGTVPRLGRVCLDVAIVFIIYEEVVKVLNKVWKTK